A stretch of Acropora muricata isolate sample 2 chromosome 7, ASM3666990v1, whole genome shotgun sequence DNA encodes these proteins:
- the LOC136922447 gene encoding uncharacterized protein isoform X2 has protein sequence MEDDANLLQSPFEDVIDVDLTQDLDLSQSLHAEVIDVDQSHVQQGYKSSATATGTRAVSSHTEGILGTPFYSEGTKVGTVKENLSPHGLGDSSNLPSRTNEVIRLEKGLLAACKGEDTFLPCFLIDSFHELCWQAREVNKPMGIILLNPEKENMATREGIVRALRWLNSQNQPWLFWIAETSSVNGRSVCSMFSVRSTADSMLFLLPSTTWKPTLVQQLHDNNLTEVDVVDRLSEILEKTCDALKVLSAQREQLDKFRADREEQDHNFRQAQLEDQTCESDSRKSERQDNEKKARETRLSDEPEDGITIRIRGSTGTLSRKFKRGAHFQEVYDWAGTIESLPHYFTLHRGNEIVSHPEKLKQDETLNLTEREETEMETYFHSSEVSFKGNYHYREGVLSKTLEDAEEDGEHNIEEDRKKDGNEEVPDTSLEKKKRKRKNNRTTAQRLKKRKEMEGNRKTGN, from the exons ATGGAAGATG ATGCTAATTTACTACAGAGTCCGTTTGAAGACGTGATAGATGTGGACCTTACTCAAG ATCTTGATTTATCTCAGAGTTTGCATGCAGAAGTTATAGATGTGGACCAGAGTCATG TACAACAAGGATATAAATCATCTGCAACAGCAACTGGAACAAGAGCTGTATCCAGTCATACAGAAG GTATTCTTGGAACACCCTTCTACAGCGAAGGCACCAAAG TTGGCACAGTGAAAGAAAACCTGTCTCCCCACGGGTTGGGAG ACAGTTCCAACTTACCTTCGCGAACGAACGAAGTCATTCGTTTGGAAAAAGGGCTTCTGGCTGCCTGCAAGGGAGAGGACACATTCTTGCCGTGTTTTCTGATTGACTCTTTCCACGAG CTTTGCTGGCAGGCACGCGAAGTAAACAAGCCTATGGGGATAATCCTTTTAaaccctgaaaaggaaaacatggCCACCAGAGAAGGCATTGTCAG GGCTCTTAGATGGCTGAATAGCCAGAACCAGCCGTGGTTGTTCTGGATTGCTGAAACTTCCTCAGTAAATGGTAGATCAG TTTGCAGCATGTTCAGTGTGCGGAGCACTGCGGACTCCATGCTGTTTCTCCTGCCATCGACTACATGGAAGCCAACCTTGGTGCAGCAACTCCACg ATAACAACCTTACGGAAGTAGATGTCGTGGACAGGTTGTCCGAGATCTTAGAAAAGACTTGCGACGCCCTCAAGGTGCTGTCGGCGCAAAG AGAACAACTTGACAAATTTCGGGCGGACAGGGAGGAACAGGATCACAACTTCCGTCAAGCGCAATTGGAGGATCAAACATGTGAAAGTGATTCAAGAAAATCTGAACGACAG GATAACGAAAAGAAGGCAAGGGAAACCCGCTTGTCCGATGAGCCAGAGGATGGCATAACTATCCGAATTCGTGGCTCGACAGGGACGTTGTCGAGGAAATTTAAAAGAGGCGCCCATTTTCAG GAGGTCTACGACTGGGCTGGGACAATTGAAAGTTTGCCCCACTACTTCACCTTACATCGAGGCAATGAAATTGTTTCCCACCCAGAAAAGCTCAAGCAAGATGAGACATTGAACCTCACTGAAAGA GAGGAGACAGAAATGGAAACATATTTCCACTCTTCTGAG GTTTCCTTCAAAGGAAATTATCATTACAGGGAAGGTGTACTGTCAAAAACCCTGGAAG ATGCCGAAGAAGATGGAGAGCATAATATCGAAGAAGATAGGAAGAAAGATGGAAATGAAGAGGTGCCGGACACGtctttagaaaagaaaaaaaggaaaaggaaaaacaacagAACAACAGCTCAAAgactgaaaaaaaggaaagagatgGAAGGAAATAGAAAAACTGGCAATTGA
- the LOC136921952 gene encoding SAFB-like transcription modulator translates to MGLEFTITKSDKVRVHHDKKSDWKKSDGVRVDYEKKSEGVRVDHKKKSDGVRVHHERKTNGVRVKNEKKSDGVTVDQNKKSDRVRVHHKKESDGLRIDHEKKSDWVRVYHEKKRARIGVDPEKKSDELRVDHEKRSNWVRVDHEKKGDGLRVYHGRKNDGVRVDKEKKSDEVRVDRERKSNGVRVDHEKNSDGLRVHHERKSNGVRIDHEKMRNEVRVNNERKSNGVRVDQEEKSEGVRVHHEKE, encoded by the exons atggggttagagttcaccataacaaagagcgataaggtgagagttcaccatgacaaaaagagcgattgg AAAaaaagtgatggggtgagagttgactatgagaaaaagagcgagggggtgagagttgaccataagaaaaagagcgatggggtgagagttcaccatgagagaaagaccaatggggtgagagttaaaaatgagaaaaagagtgatggagTGACAGTTGACCAGAACAAAaaaagcgatagggtgagagttcaccataagaaagagagcgatgggttgagaattgaccatgagaaaaagagcgattgggtgagagtttaccatgagaaaaagagggctagGATAGGAGTTGaccctgagaaaaagagcgatgagttgagagttgaccatgagaaaaggagcaattgggtgagagttgaccatgagaaaaagggcgatggctTGAGAGTTTATCATGggagaaagaacgatggggtgagagttgacaaagagaaaaagagcgatgaagTTAGAGTTGACcgtgagagaaagagcaatggggtgagagttgaccatgagaaaaacagcgacgggcttagagttcaccatgagagaaagagcaatggggtgaggattgaccatgagaaaatgagGAATGAAGTTAGAGTTaacaatgagagaaagagcaatggggtgagagttgaccaagaggAAAAGAgtgaaggggtgagagttcaccatgagaaagagtaa
- the LOC136922447 gene encoding uncharacterized protein isoform X1, whose protein sequence is MQTRYVSITFIFTERSNSENQAARASAIHRRSNAVVPRDTAATRQYLTALSQSTSTQQTDSDSNTPNMEDDANLLQSPFEDVIDVDLTQDLDLSQSLHAEVIDVDQSHVQQGYKSSATATGTRAVSSHTEGILGTPFYSEGTKVGTVKENLSPHGLGDSSNLPSRTNEVIRLEKGLLAACKGEDTFLPCFLIDSFHELCWQAREVNKPMGIILLNPEKENMATREGIVRALRWLNSQNQPWLFWIAETSSVNGRSVCSMFSVRSTADSMLFLLPSTTWKPTLVQQLHDNNLTEVDVVDRLSEILEKTCDALKVLSAQREQLDKFRADREEQDHNFRQAQLEDQTCESDSRKSERQDNEKKARETRLSDEPEDGITIRIRGSTGTLSRKFKRGAHFQEVYDWAGTIESLPHYFTLHRGNEIVSHPEKLKQDETLNLTEREETEMETYFHSSEVSFKGNYHYREGVLSKTLEDAEEDGEHNIEEDRKKDGNEEVPDTSLEKKKRKRKNNRTTAQRLKKRKEMEGNRKTGN, encoded by the exons ATGCAAACTCGTTATGTCTCAATTACTTTCATTTTCACAGAAAGGTCCAACTCTGAAAACCAAGCAGCACGAGCATCTGCCATACACAGACGGTCAAATGCAGTTGTACCTAGAGATACTG CTGCAACAAGACAATACTTGACTGCCCTAAGTCAGTCCACTAGTACACAGCAGACGGACAGTG ACTCAAACACGCCAAACATGGAAGATG ATGCTAATTTACTACAGAGTCCGTTTGAAGACGTGATAGATGTGGACCTTACTCAAG ATCTTGATTTATCTCAGAGTTTGCATGCAGAAGTTATAGATGTGGACCAGAGTCATG TACAACAAGGATATAAATCATCTGCAACAGCAACTGGAACAAGAGCTGTATCCAGTCATACAGAAG GTATTCTTGGAACACCCTTCTACAGCGAAGGCACCAAAG TTGGCACAGTGAAAGAAAACCTGTCTCCCCACGGGTTGGGAG ACAGTTCCAACTTACCTTCGCGAACGAACGAAGTCATTCGTTTGGAAAAAGGGCTTCTGGCTGCCTGCAAGGGAGAGGACACATTCTTGCCGTGTTTTCTGATTGACTCTTTCCACGAG CTTTGCTGGCAGGCACGCGAAGTAAACAAGCCTATGGGGATAATCCTTTTAaaccctgaaaaggaaaacatggCCACCAGAGAAGGCATTGTCAG GGCTCTTAGATGGCTGAATAGCCAGAACCAGCCGTGGTTGTTCTGGATTGCTGAAACTTCCTCAGTAAATGGTAGATCAG TTTGCAGCATGTTCAGTGTGCGGAGCACTGCGGACTCCATGCTGTTTCTCCTGCCATCGACTACATGGAAGCCAACCTTGGTGCAGCAACTCCACg ATAACAACCTTACGGAAGTAGATGTCGTGGACAGGTTGTCCGAGATCTTAGAAAAGACTTGCGACGCCCTCAAGGTGCTGTCGGCGCAAAG AGAACAACTTGACAAATTTCGGGCGGACAGGGAGGAACAGGATCACAACTTCCGTCAAGCGCAATTGGAGGATCAAACATGTGAAAGTGATTCAAGAAAATCTGAACGACAG GATAACGAAAAGAAGGCAAGGGAAACCCGCTTGTCCGATGAGCCAGAGGATGGCATAACTATCCGAATTCGTGGCTCGACAGGGACGTTGTCGAGGAAATTTAAAAGAGGCGCCCATTTTCAG GAGGTCTACGACTGGGCTGGGACAATTGAAAGTTTGCCCCACTACTTCACCTTACATCGAGGCAATGAAATTGTTTCCCACCCAGAAAAGCTCAAGCAAGATGAGACATTGAACCTCACTGAAAGA GAGGAGACAGAAATGGAAACATATTTCCACTCTTCTGAG GTTTCCTTCAAAGGAAATTATCATTACAGGGAAGGTGTACTGTCAAAAACCCTGGAAG ATGCCGAAGAAGATGGAGAGCATAATATCGAAGAAGATAGGAAGAAAGATGGAAATGAAGAGGTGCCGGACACGtctttagaaaagaaaaaaaggaaaaggaaaaacaacagAACAACAGCTCAAAgactgaaaaaaaggaaagagatgGAAGGAAATAGAAAAACTGGCAATTGA
- the LOC136922448 gene encoding QRFP-like peptide receptor, giving the protein MSTYSDSDSAKIAIITVHSLLTIVNIVGNSLVCVVIMKNTLMRTSINYLLMNLAIADMVVAIFFVPRHLLVHTFRHPEGVAGTLVCKLLTGGNLAWVGGTASIVTLIAIATERYFTVVYPLGNRSKLTNGRVKVIILSSWIIGVIFMSPTFVVKDFDKERGLCVPMWPEDWEGKTYSLLWLLLLAVFPVSLMTVLYCRVIYTLWFRRSNLNPRQQGVVRIRKRVTLIAITVSVIFGVCWLAQSISYVVMFHIRTHVFGNVSYVVCTTMIMVNSAINPFIYALLSQRFRKRIKAMISCSGICVGANCRLGIPWPRRPRRMES; this is encoded by the exons ATGTCCACCTACTCGGATTCTGATTCAGCAAAGATTGCCATTATAACAGTTCATTCTTTACTGACTATTGTCAACATCGTCGGGAACTCTCTGGTTTGTGTTGTTATAATGAAGAATACTCTCATGAG AACTTCAATAAATTACCTTCTGATGAACTTGGCCATCGCAGACATGGTAgttgcaatattttttgtcCCAAGACACCTCCTCGTGCACACTTTCAGACACCCAGAGGGGGTGGCAGGGACGTTAGTATGCAAACTGCTCACGGGAGGAAATTTGGCCTGGGTTGGAGGCACTGCCTCGATAGTCACTCTGATTGCGATAGCAACTGAACGTTACTTTACCGTGGTATATCCTCTTGGAAACAGAAGCAAGCTCACTAACGGTAGAGTAAAG GTAATTATTCTCTCATCTTGGATCATTGGTGTGATCTTCATGTCCCCAACGTTTGTGGTCAAGGACTTTGACAAAGAACGGGGCTTATGTGTTCCTATGTGGCCCGAAGATTGGGAAGGGAAAACTTACAGCCTGTTGTGGTTGCTCCTTTTGGCAGTGTTTCCAGTCTCACTGATGACGGTCTTGTACTGCAGAGTCATATACACTTTGTGGTTCCGACGTTCAAACTTAAATCCTCGACAACAG GGTGTGGTAAGAATACGAAAGCGAGTTACCCTGATTGCTATAACTGTCAGTGTCATCTTTGGAGTGTGTTGGTTAGCTCAGTCAATAAGCTATGTTGTAATGTTTCATATCCGCACACACGTCTTTGGAAATGTGAGTTACGTTGTTTGTACCACAATGATCATGGTCAATTCTGCCATCAACCCGTTTATCTATGCTCTTTTGAGTCAACGATTCAGGAAAAGGATCAAGGCGATGATAAGCTGCAGTGGGATCTGCGTTGGAGCAAATTGCAGACTCGGTATCCCATGGCCGAGGAGACCTAGAAGAATGGAGTCATAA